A genome region from Candidatus Eisenbacteria bacterium includes the following:
- a CDS encoding PDZ domain-containing protein translates to MNGKRRGRGAPAVVLILSVWTAAVATGAVVTPAAEPETGEIVPPSAGCLGIVDWEGNFSLVHEEAGPGYFRFWEEPRILRIDPKGPAAGKILPGDRVVSANGHLITTEKGSRFFSVPDPGEEVELLLRRRDEEITVRIIAVHGHPESRGSLPNVPALPCAPLPPAALAAGELLPAPNLPHSFRPRHDSLPHTWLGMGLTCEIEGRWGEEDLRFVEPPTVFRVVSGSAAEKARFRKGDVITAIDGTPIDTREGTACFAAIRAGERVEWTVRREGEEVRLSMTAAPSSDGPRPTRFAPPVKDILYAGTVGSAAVEVRGSSSISVEEDREKGEILIRTAEGTIRVWIPDHPAE, encoded by the coding sequence ATGAACGGAAAGAGAAGGGGAAGAGGAGCGCCGGCGGTCGTCCTGATCCTGTCGGTTTGGACGGCGGCCGTTGCGACCGGCGCGGTCGTGACACCCGCCGCCGAACCGGAAACGGGGGAGATCGTTCCTCCGAGCGCCGGCTGTCTCGGGATCGTCGATTGGGAAGGGAACTTCTCCCTGGTGCACGAGGAGGCGGGTCCCGGTTATTTCCGATTCTGGGAAGAACCGCGGATTCTCCGGATCGATCCGAAGGGTCCGGCGGCGGGGAAAATCCTTCCCGGGGATCGGGTGGTCTCGGCGAACGGTCATCTGATCACCACCGAGAAGGGGAGCCGTTTCTTCTCCGTTCCCGATCCGGGCGAGGAAGTGGAGCTTCTCCTCCGGCGCCGCGACGAGGAGATCACGGTGCGGATCATCGCCGTGCACGGCCATCCGGAGTCGCGAGGATCTCTTCCCAACGTCCCCGCGCTTCCCTGTGCGCCTTTGCCACCGGCGGCGCTCGCCGCGGGAGAGCTTCTCCCCGCGCCCAATCTCCCACATTCCTTCCGGCCGAGACACGATTCTCTTCCGCATACCTGGCTCGGCATGGGGCTCACCTGCGAGATCGAAGGGCGTTGGGGTGAGGAAGATCTCCGGTTCGTCGAGCCGCCCACGGTGTTCCGTGTCGTTTCCGGGAGCGCCGCGGAGAAAGCCCGGTTCCGCAAAGGAGATGTGATCACCGCCATCGACGGAACGCCGATCGACACCCGGGAAGGGACGGCCTGTTTCGCGGCGATCCGCGCCGGCGAACGGGTGGAGTGGACCGTCCGGAGGGAGGGGGAGGAGGTCCGGCTCTCCATGACGGCGGCCCCTTCTTCGGACGGGCCTCGGCCGACACGTTTCGCGCCGCCCGTGAAAGATATACTTTATGCGGGAACAGTCGGTTCCGCCGCCGTCGAGGTTCGCGGTTCCTCGAGCATCTCCGTAGAGGAGGACCGCGAAAAGGGAGAGATCCTGATCCGGACGGCGGAGGGGACGATCCGCGTCTGGATTCCCGATCATCCGGCGGAATGA
- a CDS encoding tetratricopeptide repeat protein, protein MEDLLDGDVDHPWVLCGGWDGPTPRTEIEQRRRYIRDLWSAIERTAAEGWDYETALGRLSIDSSFSYVKDWEPYRENGRDWVAEDHEGRMFPAFWRAHHEDGANAIAAALDGSSIEDSKGMLDEIRRNPGNRYIFSEYALNVLGYRLLGEGRAEEAIAVLRINVEKFPESWNAHDSLAEAYMTRGDREAAVRHYRESIARNPENENGREMLRRLGAL, encoded by the coding sequence ATGGAGGACCTGCTGGACGGTGACGTGGATCACCCGTGGGTGCTGTGCGGCGGCTGGGACGGTCCCACGCCCCGCACGGAGATCGAGCAGAGGCGGCGTTACATCCGGGATCTTTGGAGTGCGATCGAGAGGACGGCGGCGGAGGGATGGGACTATGAGACGGCGCTCGGCCGTCTCTCCATCGACAGCTCTTTCTCTTACGTCAAGGATTGGGAACCGTACCGGGAAAACGGCCGGGACTGGGTCGCGGAAGACCACGAGGGGCGCATGTTCCCCGCTTTCTGGCGGGCGCACCACGAGGACGGGGCGAACGCGATCGCGGCGGCCCTCGACGGTTCATCCATCGAGGATTCGAAAGGGATGCTCGACGAAATCCGCCGAAATCCGGGAAACCGGTACATCTTCTCCGAATACGCGCTGAACGTTCTGGGCTACCGCCTTCTCGGGGAGGGGCGCGCGGAGGAGGCGATCGCCGTCCTCCGGATCAACGTGGAGAAATTTCCCGAATCGTGGAACGCACACGATAGCCTCGCCGAGGCGTACATGACCCGCGGCGACCGGGAAGCGGCGGTTCGGCACTACCGGGAATCGATCGCGAGGAATCCCGAAAACGAGAACGGCCGGGAAATGCTGAGGCGGCTCGGCGCCCTTTAG
- a CDS encoding DUF4249 family protein has translation MNAKYLGKILRRGGIAAALPFLLAAGCGGDDLAEPDTAEEIVVFAYLYVNEAVADSNAVYVGRNQDLLDVYDDGEAAVPDATVLLLEEGAAEADTLWQVSPGRYNAPGVIVKPLTRYQLRVEIPGRATITAATVTPAPFEVVDGPLVFPDEMKHDEVGDKYPITFTCGDPRQIFLVDVYCLEHWEDAEYVEAFGTDDYPNDYDEYGGDAGEPRHIAPFFRIEDLEGKNGDLYEIGWYGDMMVFYGRYDVNIYSIDDNYYNYLYREHPERSGGIDGGIGVFGSACRAGWTVKVVK, from the coding sequence ATGAACGCGAAATACCTCGGAAAGATTCTCCGGCGGGGAGGGATCGCGGCGGCGCTCCCCTTCCTGCTCGCCGCGGGGTGCGGCGGCGACGATCTGGCCGAGCCGGACACGGCGGAGGAGATCGTGGTCTTCGCCTACCTCTACGTGAACGAGGCGGTGGCGGACAGCAACGCGGTCTACGTCGGCCGGAATCAGGACTTGCTCGATGTTTACGACGACGGGGAAGCGGCCGTTCCGGACGCGACGGTCCTCCTTCTCGAAGAGGGCGCGGCGGAGGCGGACACGCTTTGGCAGGTCTCGCCGGGGCGCTACAACGCGCCGGGCGTGATCGTGAAACCCCTCACCCGGTATCAATTGCGGGTCGAGATCCCCGGCCGGGCGACGATCACGGCGGCCACCGTCACCCCCGCCCCCTTCGAGGTGGTGGACGGACCGCTCGTTTTCCCCGATGAGATGAAGCACGACGAGGTGGGGGACAAATACCCGATCACCTTCACCTGCGGCGATCCGCGGCAGATCTTCCTGGTGGATGTGTACTGCCTCGAGCACTGGGAAGACGCGGAGTATGTCGAAGCCTTCGGGACCGACGACTACCCAAACGACTACGACGAGTACGGCGGCGACGCCGGCGAGCCGCGCCACATCGCCCCCTTCTTTCGGATCGAGGACCTGGAAGGGAAGAACGGCGATCTCTACGAAATCGGCTGGTACGGCGACATGATGGTCTTCTACGGCCGTTACGACGTGAACATCTATTCCATCGACGACAACTATTACAACTACCTCTACCGGGAGCACCCGGAGAGGAGCGGCGGGATCGACGGCGGGATCGGCGTCTTCGGCTCCGCCTGCCGCGCCGGCTGGACGGTGAAGGTGGTGAAATAG
- a CDS encoding choice-of-anchor A family protein, producing the protein MFRGFSIALVLTAVLLPGAAAAGSGVDPFLFFNVFSLGDIGSAASPYHSDYQGIGGCAGSAWFSGMSLNDVGPVPGDFAFFAGETFTFTGAVNNGGVEAGGDVFLTGVSVQGDVVSGGDVTGSGGSVNGDLTAAGTATLTALTVSGAVSEGIPFTPTVDPDAVSSFLLARSTYYGALPATGSPFVGGQVAFNGAAGTNVFDVDASAIDAAWGVAVVAPAEATVIVNVRGTAGAITNMDWQVSGGIPLDHLLIHFPEADSLRITGVAVRGNILAPHAICDFPSGLVTGGLWVGELRGGGQVNHGFFTEPQPPTSVRSASWGSVKRMFR; encoded by the coding sequence ATGTTCCGTGGTTTTTCGATCGCCCTCGTTCTCACGGCCGTCCTTCTGCCCGGCGCCGCCGCGGCCGGGTCCGGCGTCGACCCCTTTCTCTTCTTCAATGTTTTCAGCCTGGGCGACATCGGGAGCGCCGCCTCTCCTTATCACAGCGACTATCAGGGGATCGGCGGCTGCGCCGGCTCCGCGTGGTTCAGCGGGATGTCCCTGAACGACGTCGGGCCCGTTCCCGGCGACTTCGCTTTCTTCGCGGGGGAAACATTTACGTTTACGGGAGCGGTGAACAACGGCGGCGTCGAGGCGGGGGGAGACGTTTTCCTCACGGGAGTGAGCGTGCAGGGGGACGTGGTTTCCGGCGGGGACGTGACCGGCTCGGGAGGAAGCGTGAACGGCGATCTGACCGCGGCGGGAACGGCGACGCTCACCGCCCTCACCGTTTCGGGAGCTGTTTCCGAAGGGATCCCCTTCACGCCCACGGTCGACCCGGACGCCGTCTCCTCTTTCCTGCTCGCCCGCTCGACCTACTACGGAGCGCTGCCGGCGACCGGCTCCCCCTTCGTCGGCGGCCAGGTGGCTTTCAACGGCGCAGCCGGAACGAACGTGTTCGACGTGGACGCCTCGGCGATCGACGCCGCATGGGGGGTCGCCGTCGTCGCGCCCGCCGAGGCCACGGTCATCGTGAACGTCCGCGGCACCGCCGGTGCGATCACCAACATGGACTGGCAGGTGAGCGGCGGCATTCCGCTCGACCACCTGCTGATTCACTTCCCCGAGGCGGACTCTCTCCGCATCACCGGCGTCGCGGTGCGCGGCAACATCCTCGCGCCTCACGCCATCTGCGATTTCCCCTCCGGGCTCGTGACCGGCGGGCTTTGGGTCGGCGAACTCCGGGGAGGCGGCCAGGTGAACCACGGCTTCTTCACCGAACCGCAGCCGCCCACGTCGGTGCGGAGCGCCTCCTGGGGATCGGTGAAACGGATGTTCCGTTGA
- the pepF gene encoding oligoendopeptidase F, which produces MIRLRSSIAACLLLLLAAGPLAAAGDEGIVYYESRSEIPLKYQWSITDIFPSVEAFNDAFGELEARVPGMETYKGRLGESPETLAAGLGYAFDLIERLMELQVYSGQYRDMDTDNAEANELNRRFDVLAARVMQAVSFLEAEIAMIPSGDLDRFRADARVKTYDHYIDNIARKKAHYRSAEVEEVLASASLLAGAPYDAYAGLVYTDIEWPVVTDENGEEMTVSPALYYSFVSKQDRRVRRDAALALFGAYSSFANTFASTFNGQVQRNLFYARNRGFERAIDQRMFEDNIPYEVIETLVGTVHDNYPAIHRYAALRKEILGVDEFHVYDLYVSLVPDAERTIGFDEAYDMALDFWKKTYGDEYYRVAKKARDERWIDVYAAKGKRGGAYSWGSYNSHPYLLLNWGGTLEDVFTLVHEMGHSIHTYLTNENQPFHDSEYSSFVAEVAAVASEALFLDYMLEKTDDDAERLYLLNMYMGNITGTFLRQIFFHEFEERAHAMAERGEALTEESLGNLYADLWKDYYGPGLVLDDEFRAGWARIPHFYRTFYVWNYATSFAAGEAIAGRVRAGDRGAVDDYIAMLKLGGSVYPMDALRRGGVEMTDPKVIQTVMIRYEETLDKMTELLRKRKG; this is translated from the coding sequence ATGATCCGCCTCCGTAGCAGCATCGCCGCATGTTTGCTCCTTCTGCTCGCCGCCGGCCCGCTTGCCGCCGCCGGCGACGAAGGAATCGTCTACTACGAGTCCCGTAGCGAGATCCCTCTGAAGTACCAATGGAGCATCACCGACATCTTCCCGTCGGTGGAGGCGTTCAATGACGCCTTCGGCGAACTGGAGGCGAGAGTCCCGGGGATGGAAACGTACAAGGGACGGCTCGGCGAGTCGCCGGAGACGCTCGCCGCGGGATTGGGATACGCCTTCGACCTGATCGAGCGTCTGATGGAGCTTCAGGTGTACAGCGGCCAGTACCGGGACATGGACACGGACAACGCCGAGGCGAACGAACTGAACCGCCGTTTCGACGTGCTCGCCGCCCGGGTGATGCAGGCGGTTTCCTTCCTGGAGGCGGAGATCGCGATGATCCCCTCGGGCGACCTCGATCGCTTCCGCGCCGATGCGCGCGTGAAGACGTACGATCACTACATCGACAACATCGCCCGCAAGAAGGCGCACTACCGCTCCGCCGAAGTGGAGGAGGTGCTCGCCTCGGCCAGCCTTCTCGCAGGCGCCCCCTACGACGCCTACGCGGGATTGGTCTACACGGATATCGAGTGGCCGGTCGTGACCGACGAGAACGGCGAGGAGATGACCGTCTCGCCCGCCCTCTACTATAGCTTCGTCTCCAAGCAGGACCGCCGGGTCCGCCGGGACGCGGCGCTCGCACTTTTCGGCGCCTACTCCTCCTTCGCCAACACCTTCGCGTCCACATTCAACGGCCAGGTGCAGCGCAACCTCTTTTACGCGCGCAACCGCGGCTTCGAACGCGCCATCGACCAGCGCATGTTCGAGGACAACATCCCCTACGAAGTGATCGAGACGCTGGTCGGGACCGTGCACGACAACTACCCGGCGATTCACCGCTACGCCGCACTCCGGAAGGAGATTCTCGGCGTCGACGAGTTCCACGTGTACGATTTATACGTGAGCCTCGTGCCGGACGCGGAGAGGACCATCGGTTTCGACGAGGCCTACGACATGGCCCTCGATTTCTGGAAAAAGACCTATGGCGACGAGTATTACCGCGTGGCGAAGAAGGCGCGGGACGAGCGCTGGATCGACGTCTACGCCGCCAAGGGGAAGCGCGGCGGCGCCTACTCCTGGGGGAGCTACAACTCCCATCCGTACCTTCTCCTGAACTGGGGCGGCACGCTCGAGGACGTGTTCACCCTGGTCCACGAGATGGGGCATTCGATCCACACCTATCTCACCAACGAGAACCAGCCCTTCCACGATTCGGAGTACTCCAGCTTCGTCGCCGAGGTGGCGGCCGTGGCGAGCGAGGCGCTTTTCCTCGACTACATGTTGGAGAAGACCGACGACGACGCGGAGCGCCTCTACCTTCTCAACATGTACATGGGGAATATCACAGGCACGTTCCTCCGGCAGATCTTCTTCCACGAGTTCGAGGAGAGGGCCCACGCGATGGCCGAGCGGGGGGAGGCGCTCACCGAGGAATCTCTGGGGAACCTGTACGCCGACCTCTGGAAGGACTATTACGGCCCCGGGTTGGTGCTGGACGACGAGTTCCGCGCCGGCTGGGCTCGGATTCCGCATTTCTACCGCACCTTTTACGTGTGGAACTACGCCACCAGCTTCGCCGCCGGAGAGGCGATCGCGGGGCGCGTGCGCGCCGGCGACCGGGGCGCCGTGGACGACTACATCGCCATGCTGAAGCTGGGCGGAAGCGTCTACCCGATGGACGCGCTGCGGCGGGGCGGTGTGGAGATGACCGACCCGAAGGTGATCCAGACCGTGATGATCCGCTATGAGGAGACACTGGACAAGATGACCGAGCTTCTCCGCAAGCGGAAGGGTTAG
- a CDS encoding TonB-dependent receptor codes for MTGKGKRNRLIAAALLLLAPHAGRAATVSGFIHGADDGEPLAYAEVFLRGTMHARIADTKGHYALAGIPAGTYVLVFQHVGYEPVTREMKLAEEDEILLTVELPPRENEVEAIEVTAEEEVLGVRHRRLSLSTKELNRIPAIIETDLLRSVQMLPGVASLSDFSAGLYVRGGSPDQNLILLDDADVYNPSHLFGFFSTFNTDAVRTVDLQKAGFPARYGGRLSSLLDVHNRDGNRKEVEGTIRTSVIASAATVEGPWAKGSWMVSARHTYIEQLAKAMDIDLPYKFYDLHGKLNWDIDENDRASLSLYNGLDQLDWDRTGLDMLMEWGNTAASLRWTHLFGSRLYTNLMIGYSRFRSTAAMAFRDLEFEMKNEIDDVCVKGNAAWTPSANHVVEFGGEVKALDFRFRRGYENEDLNVHYDGYYSALYVQDTWRVSPLVDVEAGLRLDYYNDGGYFNAGPRLSVRRRLTEALAVHATYGRYHQYLNLVSEDGAGFADMWFPVDETLDPGNADHYILGFELGPYSTFDLSVEGYYKPYRNMVQFSEEYGNSLVESDAKMGDLFDSGDGEAYGCDFYLRNRYAGFEGWLGYSLGWTKREIDGYNYGKEFYTDYDRRHNFVLMQERPLGEKWRLGVAFKYGSGQPATLPAGRYTVRDINGREYDVTLDGEMNAYRLPDYQRLDVGLYRTTKWRGMIIEPNIQVINVLNHDNVFFRIYDTSENPVKIEDVSMLPLLPMVGVRVSF; via the coding sequence ATGACAGGGAAAGGAAAACGGAACCGGCTGATCGCGGCGGCGCTCCTCCTGCTCGCCCCTCACGCGGGGCGGGCCGCCACCGTGAGCGGCTTCATACACGGGGCCGACGACGGCGAGCCGCTCGCCTACGCGGAGGTCTTTCTCCGCGGCACGATGCACGCGCGCATCGCCGACACGAAAGGACACTACGCACTCGCCGGCATCCCGGCGGGGACCTACGTCCTCGTCTTCCAGCACGTCGGCTACGAGCCGGTCACGCGGGAGATGAAACTCGCCGAGGAGGACGAGATCCTCCTCACCGTGGAACTCCCGCCGCGGGAAAACGAGGTGGAGGCGATCGAAGTGACCGCCGAGGAGGAAGTGCTCGGCGTCCGCCACCGGCGCCTCTCCCTCTCCACGAAGGAGCTGAACCGGATCCCGGCGATCATCGAGACGGACCTCCTCCGATCGGTGCAGATGCTCCCCGGCGTCGCCTCCCTCTCCGATTTCTCCGCCGGCCTTTACGTGCGCGGCGGCAGCCCGGACCAGAACCTGATCCTCCTGGACGACGCGGACGTCTACAACCCGAGCCACCTCTTCGGCTTCTTCAGCACATTCAACACCGACGCGGTCCGCACGGTGGACCTGCAGAAGGCGGGCTTCCCGGCGCGCTACGGCGGCCGGCTCTCGTCGCTCCTGGACGTGCACAACCGGGACGGCAACCGGAAGGAAGTGGAGGGGACGATCCGGACGAGCGTCATCGCCTCGGCGGCGACCGTGGAGGGGCCGTGGGCGAAGGGCTCCTGGATGGTTTCGGCGCGCCACACCTACATCGAGCAGCTCGCGAAAGCGATGGACATCGACCTCCCTTACAAGTTCTACGACCTCCACGGCAAGCTGAACTGGGACATCGACGAGAACGACCGCGCCTCGCTCAGCCTTTACAACGGGCTGGACCAACTCGACTGGGACCGGACCGGGCTCGACATGCTCATGGAGTGGGGAAACACCGCGGCGAGCCTCCGCTGGACACACCTCTTCGGGAGCCGGCTCTACACGAACCTGATGATCGGCTACAGCCGCTTCCGCTCCACCGCGGCGATGGCCTTCCGGGACCTCGAGTTCGAGATGAAGAACGAGATCGACGACGTCTGCGTCAAGGGGAACGCCGCATGGACCCCTTCGGCGAATCACGTGGTCGAGTTCGGCGGCGAAGTGAAGGCGCTCGACTTCCGCTTCCGGCGGGGCTACGAGAACGAGGATCTGAACGTCCACTACGACGGCTACTATTCGGCGCTTTACGTGCAGGACACCTGGCGGGTGAGCCCGCTGGTCGACGTGGAGGCGGGGCTCCGGCTCGACTACTACAACGACGGCGGCTACTTCAACGCCGGTCCGCGCCTTTCGGTGCGGCGGCGCCTCACCGAGGCGCTGGCGGTGCACGCCACCTACGGCCGCTATCACCAATACCTCAACCTCGTCTCCGAGGACGGCGCCGGATTCGCCGACATGTGGTTCCCGGTGGACGAAACCCTCGATCCCGGAAACGCGGACCACTACATCCTCGGTTTCGAGCTGGGACCCTATTCCACCTTCGACCTCTCGGTGGAGGGCTACTACAAGCCGTACCGGAACATGGTGCAGTTCAGCGAGGAGTACGGCAATTCGCTCGTCGAGAGCGACGCCAAGATGGGCGATCTCTTCGACAGCGGCGACGGGGAAGCCTACGGCTGCGACTTCTATCTCCGGAACAGGTACGCCGGCTTCGAGGGATGGCTCGGTTACTCCCTCGGATGGACCAAGCGGGAGATCGACGGCTACAACTACGGCAAGGAGTTCTACACGGACTACGACCGGCGCCACAACTTCGTGCTGATGCAGGAGCGCCCCCTGGGCGAGAAGTGGCGTCTCGGCGTCGCCTTCAAGTACGGAAGCGGCCAACCGGCCACCCTCCCCGCCGGGCGCTACACCGTGCGGGACATCAACGGCCGCGAGTACGACGTCACCTTGGACGGCGAGATGAACGCCTACCGGCTTCCCGACTATCAGCGCCTCGACGTCGGCCTCTACCGGACGACGAAGTGGCGCGGGATGATCATCGAGCCGAACATTCAAGTCATCAACGTGCTGAACCACGACAACGTGTTCTTCCGGATTTACGACACCAGCGAGAACCCGGTGAAGATCGAGGACGTGAGCATGCTGCCGCTGCTCCCCATGGTCGGCGTCCGGGTTTCCTTCTGA
- a CDS encoding RNA polymerase sigma factor, which produces MREDRKLVEAVRFGGDEDAFRRLYRRHTPRLYAFSSRFLGGEGPEAEDAVQETWIRACRGLDRFRWEAAFPTWLTGIAIRVCRDRIRKRARERTEPLENAPEGSAAGNPLVRIDLERAVASLSGADREVLLLHDLEGWKHREIAACLGISEGTSKSRLSRSRARIRSLLREEGEER; this is translated from the coding sequence ATGCGCGAAGACAGGAAGCTGGTCGAAGCGGTCCGCTTCGGCGGGGACGAGGACGCGTTCCGCCGGCTGTACCGCCGGCACACGCCGCGGTTGTACGCCTTCTCGTCCCGCTTTCTCGGCGGCGAGGGGCCGGAGGCGGAGGACGCGGTTCAGGAGACGTGGATCCGCGCCTGCCGGGGGCTGGACCGTTTCCGCTGGGAGGCCGCCTTCCCGACGTGGCTCACGGGGATCGCGATCCGCGTCTGTCGGGACCGGATCCGAAAGCGGGCCCGGGAGAGGACGGAGCCGCTCGAAAACGCACCCGAAGGATCCGCCGCCGGAAACCCGCTCGTGCGGATCGACCTGGAAAGGGCGGTCGCGTCGCTTTCCGGCGCGGACCGCGAGGTGCTCCTCCTGCATGATCTGGAAGGATGGAAGCACCGCGAGATCGCCGCGTGCCTCGGAATCTCCGAGGGGACTTCGAAGAGCCGTCTCAGTCGGTCGCGCGCCCGGATTCGATCCCTTCTGCGAGAAGAGGGAGAAGAACGATGA
- a CDS encoding VWA domain-containing protein produces the protein MRAFRPGFLAVLVFFLVAASVAAEEFPEVFFILDASGSMWGEAGEGTKIEAAREVLGRLVPELPAEVRVGFAAYGHREKKDCGDVEILMPPGSDDRTGLVTAVQAIHPLGMTPIAGSLRIVASSIEGRAAETTIVLVSDGKETCDADPCAVAADLKKAGARFVLHVVGFDVTDEEKGQLLCIAEAGGGRYFAAGDAEELLAALREVGEEVAGKVEEVKSTRVKASTGLGKLRLLLPEASAISLGGIRILKSADGAKVKEAEVGPESLHPLLAGDYRLVLLFGNPNYKPPTEVEIDPFTVAGGGTTEVVLGSIGFRVDEELPDLNLDGILLRRSGEEDLLLDLNVDGNDYYLWKAKPIPAGRYDVLLRYYRSPEPMVLFEGVEVRAGEETPLVVNTGFVLTPPASGGVTGWDLVPAGGSEPIIQVRRGWDNQEPLWRRFVVPPGTYDLMLHLDGMEEPLPAGQGIRIEAGETMEFDSGL, from the coding sequence ATGCGCGCTTTCCGGCCCGGATTTCTTGCCGTTTTGGTCTTCTTCCTCGTTGCGGCATCCGTCGCAGCGGAGGAGTTCCCCGAGGTCTTCTTCATTCTCGACGCGTCCGGAAGCATGTGGGGAGAAGCGGGTGAGGGGACCAAGATCGAGGCGGCGCGGGAGGTGCTCGGCCGGCTCGTGCCGGAGCTGCCCGCCGAGGTCCGGGTCGGGTTCGCCGCCTACGGACACCGGGAGAAGAAGGACTGCGGCGACGTGGAGATCCTCATGCCTCCGGGGAGCGACGACCGGACGGGGCTGGTCACGGCCGTTCAAGCGATCCACCCTCTCGGGATGACCCCGATCGCCGGTTCGCTGCGGATCGTTGCGTCGTCGATCGAAGGGCGCGCCGCGGAGACCACCATCGTTCTCGTGAGCGACGGGAAGGAGACGTGCGACGCCGACCCCTGCGCCGTGGCGGCGGATCTGAAGAAGGCGGGGGCGCGCTTCGTTCTGCACGTGGTCGGTTTCGACGTGACCGATGAGGAGAAAGGACAACTCCTCTGCATCGCCGAGGCGGGGGGCGGGCGCTACTTCGCCGCCGGCGACGCGGAGGAGCTTCTCGCCGCGCTCCGGGAGGTGGGGGAGGAAGTCGCCGGCAAGGTGGAGGAGGTGAAGAGCACCCGCGTGAAAGCGTCCACCGGCCTCGGCAAGCTGCGCCTCCTTCTTCCCGAGGCTTCGGCGATTTCCCTGGGCGGGATCCGGATCTTGAAATCCGCCGACGGCGCGAAGGTGAAGGAGGCGGAGGTGGGCCCCGAGAGTCTCCACCCGCTCCTCGCCGGCGACTACCGTCTCGTTCTCCTCTTCGGCAACCCGAACTACAAGCCGCCGACGGAGGTCGAGATCGATCCCTTCACCGTCGCCGGCGGTGGGACGACGGAGGTCGTTCTCGGTTCGATCGGTTTCCGCGTCGACGAGGAACTGCCGGACCTGAACCTGGACGGCATCCTCCTCCGGAGGAGCGGCGAGGAGGATCTCCTCCTCGACCTCAACGTGGACGGCAACGACTACTACCTCTGGAAGGCGAAGCCGATCCCGGCGGGGCGTTACGATGTGCTTCTCCGGTATTACCGGTCCCCCGAACCGATGGTCCTCTTCGAGGGGGTGGAGGTCCGGGCGGGGGAGGAGACTCCTCTCGTCGTGAACACCGGCTTCGTGCTGACCCCCCCCGCCTCGGGCGGAGTGACCGGATGGGATCTGGTCCCCGCCGGGGGATCGGAACCGATCATTCAGGTGCGCCGCGGCTGGGACAACCAGGAACCTCTCTGGCGGCGTTTCGTCGTCCCTCCCGGAACGTACGACCTGATGCTCCATCTGGACGGGATGGAGGAGCCCCTTCCGGCGGGCCAAGGGATCCGTATCGAAGCGGGTGAGACGATGGAGTTCGATTCCGGGCTCTGA
- a CDS encoding YceH family protein, with translation MDEREEKLSERELRVVGCLIEKERTTPEYYPLTVNALVNACNQKSNRDPVVAYGRDAVREALDALRWSGWVTEVDEAGSRATKYKHRFIEKTGLDAARTAILAELMLRGPQTAGEVHGRAKRMFPFTGLEEVRLALEEMAAGEEPRVVLLPRQPGRKERRYRHLLSGPPSPEELESAEEAPRAAAAPPAPGRASEELESLRGRVEALEKAFDEFRRQFE, from the coding sequence ATGGACGAACGAGAAGAGAAGCTGAGCGAGAGAGAGCTGCGGGTCGTCGGGTGCCTGATCGAAAAGGAGAGGACCACGCCGGAGTACTATCCGCTCACCGTGAACGCGCTGGTGAACGCGTGCAATCAAAAGTCGAACCGGGATCCCGTGGTCGCCTACGGACGGGACGCGGTCCGGGAGGCGTTGGACGCGCTTCGCTGGAGCGGCTGGGTGACCGAGGTGGACGAAGCGGGGAGCCGGGCGACGAAGTACAAGCACCGTTTCATCGAGAAGACCGGGCTGGACGCGGCGCGCACGGCGATTCTCGCCGAGCTGATGTTGCGCGGTCCGCAGACCGCCGGCGAGGTCCACGGGCGGGCGAAGAGGATGTTCCCCTTCACCGGCCTGGAGGAGGTCCGCCTGGCGCTCGAAGAGATGGCCGCCGGCGAGGAGCCCCGCGTGGTTCTTCTCCCCCGTCAGCCCGGACGGAAGGAGCGCCGCTATCGCCACCTCCTCTCCGGCCCGCCGTCGCCGGAGGAGCTGGAATCGGCGGAGGAGGCGCCTCGCGCCGCCGCCGCGCCCCCCGCTCCCGGCCGCGCCTCGGAGGAGCTGGAGTCTCTTCGCGGTCGAGTGGAAGCTCTGGAGAAGGCTTTCGACGAGTTCCGCCGCCAGTTCGAATAA